A part of Bacillus rossius redtenbacheri isolate Brsri chromosome 1, Brsri_v3, whole genome shotgun sequence genomic DNA contains:
- the LOC134527759 gene encoding uncharacterized protein LOC134527759, whose product MSDAEDGLSSPPKKVCIQQSAGKHRAQKFRKEWLSETEFKEWLLPVHGDEYKAKCKFCGITLVTEISNLKRHATGGKHTALRMSATVRQTSISRFIAAPKVDLDKEVASAEIKLSAFIAEHNVAFSVADHLTAVIKDIFSDHKIAQKLTLKRTKTCSIVNNVIAADHKEKLANKLKNTKFSILTDESTDIGTIKMSCIVVRYHDFQSGRIESKFWELREIFDSSNKVVCASAENLFRGLVASITEFGIPLENVIGFGADGCNVMMGEHNSVSSRLKEACPGIVVVKCICHSAHLCASEACKVLPRSCEDMAREIYNFLKSSAKRQSELKEFQTFLDMEPLKMLHPSQTRWLSLVAVVQRILEQWDALKLYFTDCWLSQRLLSAENIFNALHDPFLKLYFMFLSWVLPKFTKFNEFFQTKNVVITELHTQLRDLYTDILLSFMKRDYVMKTPLEEVNPALEKYHLPDTEMYLGVKVLQHIDKPEITSKPDIRCHFFHRCRTFLTVS is encoded by the coding sequence ATGAGTGACGCAGAAGATGGGCTAAGTTCGCCACCAAAAAAGGTGTGTATTCAGCAAAGTGCAGGTAAACACAGGGCTCAAAAATTTAGAAAAGAGTGGTTGTCTGAAACAGAATTTAAAGAGTGGCTGTTACCTGTACATGGAGACGAATACAAGGCTAAGTGTAAATTTTGTGGGATAACACTTGTTACCGAAATAAGTAACTTAAAGCGGCATGCAACCGGTGGGAAACATACAGCACTTAGAATGTCTGCTACTGTTAGACAAACATCGATTTCTAGATTTATTGCAGCACCTAAAGTTGATTTAGACAAAGAAGTTGCATCTGCTGAAATAAAACTTTCGGCATTCATTGCGGAGCACAATGTTGCTTTTTCTGTTGCAGACCATCTCACAGCTGTCATAAAAGATATCTTTTCTGACcataaaattgcacagaaattgaCTCTTAAACGAACAAAAACATGCAgtattgtaaataatgtaatagcTGCCGATCATAAGGAGAAGTTGGCGAATAAATTAAAGAACACCAAATTCAGCATCCTTACAGATGAATCAACAGACATAGGGACAATAAAAATGTCGTGCATAGTGGTAAGGTACCATGATTTCCAGTCTGGAAGGATAGAGAGCAAATTCTGGGAACTAAGAGAAATTTTTGACTCTTCAAATAAAGTTGTGTGCGCCAGTGCAGAAAACCTGTTTCGTGGCTTGGTTGCTTCAATCACAGAGTTTGGAATTCCGTTGGAAAATGTGATCGGATTTGGAGCAGATGGATGTAATGTGATGATGGGTGAACATAATTCAGTATCATCTCGTCTCAAAGAAGCTTGTCCTGGGATCGTGGTGGTTAAGTGCATTTGTCATTCGGCACATCTGTGTGCTAGTGAAGCATGTAAAGTGCTTCCTCGGTCTTGTGAAGATATGGCTCGTGAAATATACAATTTCTTGAAGAGCAGTGCTAAACGACAGAGTGAGCTGAAAGAGTTTCAAACATTTCTTGACATGGAACCTTTGAAAATGCTTCATCCCTCGCAGACCAGGTGGTTGTCTTTGGTGGCAGTTGTTCAACGCATTTTGGAGCAGTGGGATgctttgaaattgtattttacagACTGTTGGTTGTCACAGAGACTCTTAAGTGCAGAAAACATCTTCAATGCACTTCACGATCcttttttgaaactgtatttcatGTTCCTTTCATGGGTTCTTCCGAAATTCACAAAATTCAACGAATTTTTCCAGACGAAGAATGTTGTTATTACAGAACTACATACCCAATTAAGAGATCTCTATACTGACATTCTCCTTAGTTTCATGAAAAGGGACTATGTCATGAAAACACCACTCGAGGAAGTCAATCCTGCCCTGGAGAAGTATCATCTTCCAGACACTGAGATGTATTTAGGAGTTAAAGTCCTGCAGCACATTGATAAACCAGAAATCACTTCCAAGCCCGATATTCGCTGTCATTTCTTTCACAGGTGTAGAACTTTCCTCACGGTGAGTTGA